The proteins below are encoded in one region of Oncorhynchus clarkii lewisi isolate Uvic-CL-2024 chromosome 33, UVic_Ocla_1.0, whole genome shotgun sequence:
- the LOC139393047 gene encoding complement C1q-like protein 2, with protein MRTFVALLFVLCSCLSELQVFQSSDIDKKLIFMETTGRTSESQLEEQRVLLQELRAIVAQQSTKLNEMGATVEELKRENGERPKVAFSASLSESKGPNSDDVILAYKHVFNNIGEAYSPVTGIFRAPVNGVYYFTYTAFTTSSKGRRVSLYKNGLVMVTVTDDVSDSEDGGTNGVTLQLDAGDEVYTRLMEGFNIFDDNNHHSTFTGFLLFT; from the coding sequence ATGAGGACCTTCGTCGCTCTACTGTTTGTTCTCTGCAGCTGTCTCTCTGAGCTGCAGGTTTTTCAAAGTAGCGACATTGACAAGAAGCTAATCTTTATGGAAACCACAGGGAGGACCAGCGAGAGCCAGTTGGAGGAACAGAGAGTCCTACTCCAGGAGCTGAGAGCCATTGTGGCTCAACAGAGCACCAAACTGAATGAGATGGGAGCCACCGTGGaggaactgaagagagagaacggagagagacCGAAGGTGGCCTTCTCAGCCTCGCTGTCTGAATCCAAAGGACCAAATAGTGATGATGTCATCCTGGCCTACAAACATGTCTTCAACAATATTGGTGAGGCTTACAGTCCGGTGACGGGTATCTTCAGAGCACCGGTTAATGGAGTCTACTACTTCACATACACCGCCTTTACAACCTCCAGCAAGGGGAGAAGAGTGTCGCTGTATAAAAATGGACTTGTAATGGTGACTGTGACCGACGATGTTTCAGACTCGGAGGACGGTGGAACCAACGGTGTCACACTGCAGTTGGATGCAGGAGACGAGGTCTACACTCGACTGATGGAAGGATTTAACATCTTTGATGACAATAATCACCACAGCACCTTTACTGGCTTTCTGCTCTTCACTTAG